From one bacterium Scap17 genomic stretch:
- a CDS encoding recombination-associated protein RdgC → MWFKNLQLYRLHDSTPLDDGRLAECLPEHRFRPVSGVEARRIGWVPPTAGGDALAHEVMGQHLVTAKVQEKLLPAGVVAEELAERVSQREAVEGRPLRRRERLTMKEQIFEELLPRAFTQSQRTDLWWSRPAGMIVVNASSASKAEQVLDLLRQTLGSLKVTPIAVQRPPSQVMGEWLARPETRPDGLIIGDAVTLAAPDDEDGVLRARLFDLDGEEIQTALSLGRIPTSLAIEIDGRVAFTLGDDLSIKGLRFADAVIEEANATEHEDAAARIEADFLLMAGVLEDALTHLIHWMGGEVQPTA, encoded by the coding sequence ATGTGGTTCAAGAATCTACAGCTCTACCGTCTGCACGACAGCACACCGCTTGATGATGGCCGCCTGGCTGAATGCCTGCCGGAGCATCGTTTCCGCCCAGTCTCGGGTGTCGAGGCGCGGCGCATTGGATGGGTGCCGCCCACTGCCGGCGGTGACGCCCTGGCGCATGAGGTGATGGGTCAGCACCTGGTCACCGCGAAGGTGCAGGAAAAGCTGCTCCCCGCCGGCGTAGTAGCGGAGGAGCTGGCAGAGCGAGTGAGTCAGCGCGAAGCCGTCGAAGGCCGGCCACTACGCCGCCGCGAGCGGCTGACGATGAAAGAACAGATATTCGAGGAGCTGCTGCCGCGAGCCTTCACCCAGTCACAGCGCACTGATCTCTGGTGGAGTCGGCCGGCCGGCATGATCGTGGTCAATGCCAGCAGCGCATCGAAGGCAGAGCAGGTGCTCGACCTGCTGCGCCAGACGCTGGGCAGCTTGAAGGTGACACCCATCGCGGTCCAGCGGCCACCCAGCCAGGTGATGGGCGAATGGTTGGCGCGGCCAGAGACGCGGCCGGATGGGCTGATCATTGGCGATGCCGTCACGCTGGCAGCGCCTGATGACGAGGATGGCGTCTTACGTGCTCGCCTATTCGACCTCGATGGCGAAGAGATCCAGACGGCGCTGAGCCTGGGCCGGATACCCACCAGCCTGGCCATCGAGATCGACGGGCGCGTGGCCTTCACCCTGGGCGATGACCTCTCGATCAAAGGGCTGCGATTCGCTGATGCGGTGATCGAGGAGGCCAACGCCACAGAGCATGAGGACGCCGCGGCGCGCATCGAGGCTGATTTCCTACTGATGGCCGGCGTGCTCGAGGACGCGCTGACGCATCTGATCCACTGGATGGGCGGCGAGGTCCAGCCCACCGCATAG
- a CDS encoding Dam family site-specific DNA-(adenine-N6)-methyltransferase translates to MSEKVILPFLKWAGGKRWLVNNHSYVFPKEYNRYIEPFVGSGSVFFHLKPQEAILSDLNSELVVTYKALRNRNRKVEKLLKRYHELHCDEFYYHMRGQSPLSQEEIAARMIYLNRTCWNGLYRVNLSGKYNVPIGTKKNVILETDDFRETARLLRRASIYNSDFERIIDRAQENDFVFIDPPYTVQHNYNGFIKYNEKLFSWDDQVRLRDAIGRAVLRGAKVLMTNANHQSIFDLYSDYVGHSTLSRNSVLSGKKESRGKYEELMVKFW, encoded by the coding sequence ATGTCAGAAAAAGTTATACTACCTTTTCTAAAATGGGCTGGTGGAAAACGGTGGTTAGTAAATAATCATTCATATGTTTTTCCGAAAGAATATAATAGATATATTGAGCCATTTGTAGGTAGTGGCTCTGTGTTCTTTCATCTAAAGCCACAAGAGGCGATATTATCTGATCTCAACAGTGAGCTTGTTGTTACATATAAAGCGCTTCGCAATCGTAATCGTAAAGTTGAGAAGCTTTTAAAAAGATATCACGAACTTCATTGCGATGAGTTCTATTACCACATGCGTGGTCAGTCTCCATTAAGTCAGGAAGAGATAGCCGCACGTATGATTTACTTAAACAGAACCTGTTGGAATGGTTTATATAGAGTTAATTTGTCAGGGAAGTACAATGTTCCGATAGGGACAAAGAAAAATGTTATATTAGAGACGGATGATTTTAGAGAAACAGCCCGTTTACTAAGAAGAGCCTCTATATATAATTCGGATTTTGAACGTATAATTGATAGGGCTCAGGAGAATGACTTCGTCTTTATTGATCCTCCTTATACTGTCCAGCATAATTATAATGGATTTATTAAGTACAATGAGAAATTATTTTCTTGGGATGATCAGGTAAGATTAAGAGATGCTATTGGGCGCGCTGTTTTAAGAGGTGCTAAAGTATTAATGACAAATGCGAATCATCAGTCTATTTTTGATTTGTATAGTGACTATGTAGGCCATAGCACGCTATCCAGAAATAGCGTGCTATCTGGTAAGAAAGAAAGTCGCGGCAAATATGAAGAGCTAATGGTTAAATTCTGGTAG
- a CDS encoding tyrosine-type recombinase/integrase codes for MGIKIRYREDRDQWVVTEISNGRRHQRSFAGEKQGKKQAREYAAAREAALDEAAFQGEAMGRERRRTFLEGLERWVSEYDVASQAKAIRPVAAYMGENVLIGQETVDKARKMASHLRKAGRAQSTINNHLQVVKRVLNLAYIEWGWISHPLGDKIRKKTPKNERHVYLDADQLTRLMEAIPDKRQTDKRVIALAALTGLRQGELLALEPSNIHGNRILLRPDQTKSGKARVVPVPEDALPWLHALPFDTTYARLRKTWEDARQAVGRPDLRFHDLRHSYASMLAQAGESMTTVRDLLGHSSLIVTSRYSHIFDKDLDSVAIKLPSFLNQKRGENAATH; via the coding sequence ATGGGAATCAAAATCAGATACCGCGAGGACCGCGACCAGTGGGTGGTCACAGAGATCAGCAACGGTCGGCGGCATCAGCGATCTTTTGCGGGCGAGAAGCAAGGAAAGAAGCAAGCCAGAGAGTATGCAGCAGCCAGAGAGGCGGCATTAGATGAGGCCGCTTTCCAGGGCGAGGCCATGGGGCGGGAGCGCCGGCGCACATTCCTCGAGGGACTAGAGCGATGGGTCAGCGAGTACGACGTGGCCAGCCAGGCAAAGGCCATCAGGCCGGTGGCGGCATACATGGGCGAGAATGTACTGATCGGCCAGGAAACGGTCGATAAGGCGAGAAAGATGGCCAGCCATCTCAGGAAGGCGGGACGCGCTCAGAGCACGATCAATAATCACCTGCAGGTGGTAAAGCGGGTGCTCAATCTGGCGTATATCGAGTGGGGCTGGATCAGCCACCCGCTAGGCGACAAGATCCGAAAGAAGACGCCCAAGAATGAGCGCCACGTCTACCTCGATGCCGATCAGCTGACACGCCTGATGGAAGCGATACCGGACAAGCGGCAGACCGACAAACGGGTGATCGCCCTGGCAGCCTTGACGGGACTGCGCCAGGGCGAACTGCTCGCGCTGGAGCCTTCCAACATCCACGGCAATCGCATATTGCTGCGACCAGACCAGACGAAATCAGGCAAGGCTCGAGTCGTGCCGGTGCCAGAGGATGCACTGCCATGGTTGCACGCCTTGCCATTCGATACCACCTATGCGCGGTTGCGCAAGACATGGGAAGACGCGCGCCAGGCGGTAGGCCGGCCGGATCTGCGCTTTCATGATCTGCGCCATAGCTACGCGAGCATGCTGGCGCAGGCTGGTGAAAGCATGACAACAGTGCGCGACCTGCTGGGGCACTCGAGCCTGATCGTCACCAGCCGTTACTCGCACATATTCGACAAGGATCTCGACAGCGTGGCCATCAAGCTGCCGTCATTCCTGAATCAAAAACGCGGCGAAAACGCGGCGACGCATTAG